In the Streptomyces sp. BHT-5-2 genome, one interval contains:
- a CDS encoding M3 family metallopeptidase, giving the protein MTSAKSSETSPSEATAAGSNPFFSASELPYGLPPFARIRHEHFLPAFERGIAEQLAEVAAIGDRPEPPTFENTVVALERSGAVLRRVSAVFFNKTNADTDEATQELEAEIVPRLAAHEDALLLDPALFARLEALHEGRAGLGLDGEQQRLLERRHAERVRAGARLGPEQQRRLRELNAEIAVLCTDFRRNLRADTAAAALVVERAEELAGLPDDEIATAAENARSLGHHGAFALSLLNFTNQPQLAALEDPALRERLLAASMARGSAANGAVAVSVARLRAERAALLGHPSHASWQVADQTAKTTGAVEEMFGKLIGPALANAEREGAALAAAAGVPEVGAADWQFHAERVRRQRYDLDAAALRPYLELEAVLRDGVFHAATLVYGITFTERPDLVAYHPDARVFEVHDADGGPLGLYVGDFHARESKRGGAWMNELVTQSHLLGERPVVVNNLNIAKPAAGEPVLLSWSEVTTLFHEFGHALHGLFSDVRYPMLAGTEVPRDFVEFPSQVNEMWAEWPEVLARYARHHRTGEPMPPELPARLREAERFGEGFGSVEHLAAAVLDWSWHTLSADELPTADGVAAFEAAALGRHGLAHPAIPPRYRTGYFAHVFGGGYAAGYYGYRWAEVLDADTVRWFHENGRTVRESGEIFRRELLSRGNSVDPMAAFRAVLGRDPDFGPLLERRGAVAAE; this is encoded by the coding sequence GTGACTTCTGCGAAGAGTTCCGAGACGAGTCCGAGCGAGGCGACGGCCGCTGGGTCGAACCCCTTCTTCTCGGCGAGTGAACTGCCCTACGGGCTCCCGCCGTTCGCCCGTATCCGGCACGAGCACTTCCTGCCCGCCTTCGAGCGGGGCATCGCCGAGCAGCTGGCCGAGGTGGCCGCCATCGGCGACCGCCCCGAGCCGCCCACCTTCGAGAACACCGTGGTGGCGCTGGAGCGCAGCGGCGCGGTGCTGCGGCGGGTCTCCGCGGTGTTCTTCAACAAGACGAACGCGGACACCGACGAGGCCACGCAGGAACTGGAGGCCGAGATCGTGCCGCGGCTGGCGGCCCACGAGGACGCCCTGCTGCTGGACCCGGCCCTGTTCGCCCGCCTGGAGGCGCTCCACGAGGGGCGTGCGGGGCTCGGGCTGGACGGGGAGCAGCAGCGGCTGCTGGAGCGCCGGCACGCCGAACGGGTGCGGGCCGGGGCGCGACTGGGCCCGGAGCAGCAGCGGCGGCTGCGCGAGCTGAACGCCGAGATCGCCGTCCTGTGCACCGACTTCCGGCGCAACCTGCGGGCCGACACGGCGGCGGCCGCACTGGTCGTGGAGCGCGCCGAGGAGCTGGCCGGGCTGCCCGACGACGAGATCGCCACCGCCGCCGAGAACGCCCGGTCCCTGGGGCACCACGGCGCGTTCGCGCTGAGCCTGCTGAACTTCACCAACCAGCCGCAGCTCGCCGCCCTGGAGGACCCGGCACTGCGTGAGCGGCTGCTGGCCGCGTCCATGGCGCGGGGCTCGGCCGCCAACGGGGCCGTCGCCGTCTCGGTGGCCCGGCTGCGGGCCGAGCGCGCCGCCCTCCTCGGCCACCCCAGCCACGCGTCCTGGCAGGTCGCCGACCAGACCGCGAAGACGACCGGCGCCGTGGAGGAGATGTTCGGGAAGCTGATCGGGCCGGCGCTGGCGAACGCGGAGCGGGAGGGCGCGGCGCTGGCGGCGGCCGCCGGCGTCCCGGAGGTCGGCGCGGCCGACTGGCAGTTCCACGCCGAGCGGGTGCGGCGGCAGCGGTACGACCTGGACGCGGCTGCTCTCCGCCCTTATCTGGAGCTGGAGGCGGTCCTGCGGGACGGTGTCTTCCACGCCGCGACCCTGGTGTACGGGATCACCTTCACCGAGCGCCCCGACCTGGTCGCGTACCACCCGGACGCCCGGGTCTTCGAGGTGCACGACGCCGACGGCGGCCCGCTCGGCCTGTACGTCGGCGACTTCCACGCCCGGGAGTCCAAGCGCGGCGGCGCCTGGATGAACGAACTGGTCACCCAGTCGCACCTGTTGGGGGAGCGGCCCGTGGTGGTCAACAACCTCAACATCGCCAAACCGGCGGCGGGCGAACCGGTGCTCCTGAGCTGGAGCGAGGTCACCACGCTCTTCCACGAGTTCGGGCACGCGCTGCACGGACTGTTCTCCGACGTCCGCTACCCCATGCTGGCCGGCACCGAAGTGCCGCGCGACTTCGTGGAGTTCCCCTCGCAGGTGAACGAGATGTGGGCGGAGTGGCCGGAGGTACTGGCCCGTTATGCCCGGCACCACCGCACCGGGGAGCCGATGCCGCCCGAACTCCCGGCCAGACTGCGGGAGGCGGAACGATTCGGCGAGGGCTTCGGCAGCGTCGAGCATCTCGCCGCTGCCGTGCTGGACTGGTCCTGGCACACCCTGTCCGCGGACGAACTCCCCACGGCGGACGGCGTGGCGGCGTTCGAGGCGGCCGCCCTGGGGCGCCACGGTCTGGCCCACCCGGCGATCCCGCCCCGCTACCGGACGGGCTACTTCGCCCATGTCTTCGGCGGCGGCTACGCGGCCGGCTACTACGGGTACCGCTGGGCGGAAGTACTGGACGCGGACACCGTGCGCTGGTTCCACGAGAACGGCCGGACGGTCCGCGAGAGCGGCGAGATCTTCCGGCGGGAACTCCTCAGCCGGGGCAACAGCGTCGACCCGATGGCGGCGTTCCGCGCGGTGCTGGGGCGCGACCCGGACTTCGGGCCGCTGCTGGAGCGGCGCGGGGCGGTGGCCGCGGAGTAG
- a CDS encoding WD40 repeat domain-containing protein produces the protein MSSDSGARTAFAERLALLYTEAGNPPLKKVAEAVGRLQRVDERGRPVRVSVQRISDWRRAKNVPAQFAALAAVLHVLIPQARRLRAAPVSPGLYDLGQWQRLWERAVAGPAGDRSAAAAPEEARPPAQAPPVAGVCPYRGLASYRRQDARWFFGRERSTDALVDQLRAAEETGGLVMLVGASGAGKSSLLNAGLVPAVRDGALGDGGGGQRRALQLVPGGDPLAELAGRIPELAPVLAGGAEPATERPGSAHFADAVREALGAWARREGAPGARPVVIVDQFEEAFTLCSDEAVRRTFVRLLHAAATPAGPDAPAPALVILGIRADFYEQCLAHPELADALQHRHMVLGPLTTAELREAVTGPAKAVGLELEPGLAELIVREVSTDGPRGAHDAGVLPLLSHALLATWQRRKAGRLTLAGYRAAGGIQGAVAATAERAWSGLDPTARTAARLLLLRLVRLGEDTQATRRRGTRRQLAEESADPNKTEESLEALVHARLVTLDADAVEITHEALLHAWPRLRDWIDEDRNGNLLRQRLEEDGRAWEGSGHDPSLLYRGSRLEQARTWARSAGDTSLTRSAVEFLAASVRLRKRSVRLRRGAVAALVVMAMLAVGSAVVAWQQRDDTVFQQVLAEADRAQDNDPSLSAQLDLVAHRLRPGDQGTGNRLISIVNAPLATPLLGHTGAVYLTSFSPDGRLLATASYDRTVRLWDVADRTHPRPLGEPLTGHTSWVSTAVFSPDGHTLASASDDGTIRLWDVRDPRHPRPLGTPLNPHAGTVYLLAFSPDGRTMASAGEDHTVRLWDLTDPGRPAPLSTLTGHTAPVRSVAFSPDGRTLAAGGDDTTIRLWDVADRRRPAPIDTVLTGHAATVHSVAFSPDGRTLASGGADNTLRLWNTADPRHPAPIGQPLTGHTGPLWSVAFSPDGSMLAAGSADSTATLWNVSDPEYPSQVGEPLAGGSGEMYAVGFSPDGHTLATGSGDGKVRLWSIPADDMVGRFAAFRPDGRVLATTARDGRIRLWNVADPDRPVPLSAPFMPRDGLDRSLRFSPDGRTLAVHTAHRKVFLWNVADPAHPVDHGAPLTLLTRFAGAQAMDFSPDGRTLATAMDDRTIQLWNITDPARVVPLGRPLTGHQGYVNTLVFSPDGRTLVSGSADATLRLWNVADPRHGAPLGTPLTGHLGPINVLAFSPDGRTLASGSDDDTVRLWNLADPRRPARLGSALTGHTEAVVSLTFSGTGRTLASGGSDNTVRFWNVEDPGRATAIGQSTSPRARAGNFLAFAPHSRMLGVSSGAGTVRLWNLDNDKAVRRICATTRGVLTPERWHEYLPQLPYEPPCGD, from the coding sequence TTGAGTTCCGACTCAGGGGCACGCACAGCCTTCGCCGAACGCCTCGCGCTGCTGTATACGGAGGCCGGCAATCCGCCCCTCAAGAAGGTGGCCGAGGCGGTCGGCCGGCTCCAGCGGGTCGACGAGCGCGGGCGTCCCGTCCGGGTGTCCGTGCAGCGGATCAGCGACTGGCGCCGGGCCAAGAACGTACCGGCGCAGTTCGCCGCCCTCGCCGCGGTGCTGCACGTCCTGATCCCGCAGGCCCGGCGGCTGCGGGCCGCCCCCGTCTCCCCGGGCCTGTACGACCTCGGTCAGTGGCAGCGCCTCTGGGAGCGCGCGGTCGCCGGTCCGGCCGGCGACCGTTCCGCGGCGGCCGCGCCGGAGGAGGCGCGTCCGCCGGCCCAGGCCCCGCCGGTGGCCGGGGTGTGCCCGTACCGGGGGCTGGCCTCGTACCGCCGGCAGGACGCCCGGTGGTTCTTCGGCCGGGAGCGGAGCACCGACGCGCTCGTCGACCAGCTCCGGGCGGCGGAGGAGACGGGCGGCCTGGTGATGCTCGTGGGCGCCTCGGGGGCGGGGAAGTCGTCGCTGCTGAACGCCGGGCTGGTGCCCGCGGTGCGGGACGGCGCGCTGGGCGACGGGGGCGGCGGGCAACGGCGCGCGCTCCAGCTCGTGCCGGGCGGCGATCCGCTCGCTGAACTGGCCGGCAGGATCCCGGAGCTCGCCCCCGTCCTTGCCGGCGGGGCGGAGCCGGCGACGGAACGGCCCGGCTCGGCGCACTTCGCGGACGCCGTGCGGGAGGCCCTCGGTGCCTGGGCGCGGCGCGAGGGTGCCCCCGGAGCCCGGCCGGTCGTGATCGTGGACCAGTTCGAGGAGGCGTTCACCCTCTGCTCCGACGAGGCGGTCCGGCGCACCTTCGTCCGGCTCCTCCACGCGGCGGCCACGCCCGCCGGCCCGGACGCCCCGGCCCCCGCCCTCGTCATCCTCGGCATCCGCGCCGACTTCTACGAACAGTGCCTGGCCCACCCCGAGCTGGCCGACGCGCTGCAGCACCGGCACATGGTGCTCGGGCCGCTGACCACCGCGGAGCTGCGCGAGGCGGTGACCGGCCCGGCCAAGGCCGTCGGCCTGGAGCTCGAACCGGGCCTGGCCGAGCTGATCGTCCGCGAGGTGAGCACCGACGGCCCCCGTGGGGCCCACGACGCGGGTGTGCTGCCGCTGCTCTCGCACGCGCTGCTGGCCACCTGGCAGCGGCGGAAGGCGGGACGGCTGACGCTGGCCGGCTACCGCGCGGCGGGCGGGATCCAGGGCGCCGTGGCGGCCACCGCGGAACGGGCCTGGTCCGGCCTGGACCCGACGGCGCGCACCGCCGCGCGACTGCTGCTGCTCCGGCTGGTGCGGCTGGGCGAGGACACCCAGGCCACCCGTAGGCGGGGGACGCGACGACAGCTGGCGGAGGAGTCGGCGGACCCGAACAAAACGGAGGAATCGCTCGAAGCGCTGGTGCACGCCCGCCTGGTGACGCTCGACGCGGACGCCGTGGAGATCACCCACGAGGCGCTGCTGCACGCCTGGCCGCGGCTGCGCGACTGGATCGACGAGGACCGGAACGGCAACCTGCTGCGCCAGCGCCTGGAGGAGGACGGCCGCGCCTGGGAGGGCTCCGGCCACGACCCCTCGCTGCTCTACCGGGGCTCCCGTCTGGAACAGGCCCGTACCTGGGCGCGGTCCGCCGGGGACACCTCGCTGACCCGCAGCGCGGTGGAGTTCCTGGCCGCCTCGGTCCGGCTGCGCAAGCGCTCGGTCCGGCTCCGCCGCGGCGCGGTGGCCGCGCTGGTCGTGATGGCGATGCTGGCCGTCGGTTCCGCGGTGGTGGCGTGGCAGCAGCGCGACGACACCGTCTTCCAGCAGGTGCTCGCCGAGGCCGACCGCGCCCAGGACAACGATCCGTCGCTGTCGGCCCAGCTCGACCTGGTGGCGCACCGCCTGCGGCCCGGCGACCAGGGCACCGGCAACCGCCTGATATCGATCGTGAACGCGCCCCTGGCCACCCCCCTCCTGGGCCACACCGGCGCCGTCTACCTCACCTCGTTCAGCCCGGACGGGCGGCTGCTGGCCACCGCCTCCTACGACCGGACCGTCCGGCTGTGGGACGTGGCGGACCGCACCCACCCCCGCCCCCTGGGCGAGCCCCTCACCGGCCACACGAGCTGGGTGAGCACCGCCGTCTTCAGCCCGGACGGGCACACCCTCGCCAGCGCCTCGGACGACGGAACGATTCGCCTGTGGGACGTGCGCGACCCGCGCCACCCGCGTCCACTCGGTACCCCGCTGAACCCGCACGCCGGCACCGTCTACCTGCTGGCGTTCAGCCCGGACGGACGGACGATGGCCTCCGCGGGCGAGGACCACACCGTGCGCCTGTGGGACCTGACCGACCCGGGCCGGCCGGCGCCGCTCTCGACCCTGACCGGCCACACGGCCCCGGTGCGGTCCGTGGCGTTCAGCCCCGACGGGCGGACGCTGGCGGCGGGCGGCGACGACACCACGATCCGGCTGTGGGACGTGGCCGACCGCCGCCGCCCCGCGCCGATCGACACCGTGCTGACCGGCCACGCCGCCACCGTCCACTCGGTGGCCTTCAGCCCCGACGGCCGCACCCTCGCCAGCGGCGGCGCCGACAACACCCTCCGCCTCTGGAACACCGCCGACCCGCGGCACCCGGCCCCGATCGGCCAGCCGCTCACCGGCCACACCGGCCCCCTGTGGTCGGTGGCCTTCAGCCCCGACGGCAGCATGCTCGCGGCGGGCAGCGCGGACAGCACGGCGACGCTGTGGAACGTCAGCGATCCCGAGTACCCGTCGCAGGTCGGCGAGCCCCTGGCCGGCGGCAGCGGCGAGATGTACGCCGTCGGCTTCAGCCCGGACGGGCACACCCTGGCCACCGGGAGCGGCGACGGCAAGGTGCGGCTGTGGTCGATCCCGGCCGATGACATGGTCGGCCGGTTCGCCGCGTTCCGCCCCGACGGGCGGGTGCTCGCCACGACCGCCCGCGACGGCCGGATCCGGCTGTGGAACGTGGCGGACCCCGACCGGCCGGTGCCGCTGAGCGCCCCCTTCATGCCGCGGGACGGCCTCGACCGCTCGCTGCGGTTCTCCCCCGACGGCCGCACCCTCGCGGTCCACACGGCCCACCGCAAGGTGTTCCTGTGGAACGTCGCCGACCCGGCCCACCCGGTCGACCACGGCGCGCCCCTCACCCTGCTGACGCGCTTCGCGGGCGCCCAGGCCATGGACTTCAGCCCCGACGGCCGCACCCTGGCGACCGCCATGGACGACCGCACCATCCAGCTGTGGAACATCACCGACCCCGCCCGTGTCGTCCCGCTCGGCCGGCCGCTCACCGGCCACCAGGGCTACGTCAACACGCTCGTCTTCAGCCCGGACGGCCGCACCCTCGTCAGCGGCAGCGCGGACGCCACCCTCCGGCTGTGGAACGTCGCCGACCCGCGGCACGGCGCCCCGCTCGGCACGCCCCTGACCGGGCACCTGGGGCCGATCAACGTGCTCGCCTTCAGTCCGGACGGCCGCACGCTGGCCAGCGGCAGCGACGACGACACGGTCCGGCTGTGGAACCTCGCCGACCCCCGCCGGCCCGCCCGGCTGGGCTCCGCCCTGACCGGGCACACCGAGGCGGTGGTGTCGCTGACGTTCAGCGGGACCGGCCGGACGCTGGCCAGCGGCGGCAGCGACAACACGGTGCGCTTCTGGAACGTCGAGGACCCCGGCCGGGCCACCGCCATCGGGCAGTCGACCAGCCCGCGGGCCAGGGCCGGCAACTTCCTGGCGTTCGCCCCGCACAGCCGGATGCTCGGCGTCTCCAGCGGCGCCGGCACCGTCCGGCTGTGGAACCTCGACAACGACAAGGCGGTGCGCCGCATCTGTGCGACCACCCGGGGCGTGCTGACGCCGGAGAGGTGGCACGAGTACCTGCCGCAGCTCCCCTACGAGCCTCCGTGCGGCGACTGA
- a CDS encoding TetR/AcrR family transcriptional regulator has protein sequence MTSSERRPAAGGLVWFDEPTPPRATEQLSRERIVAAAVELADDQVPGEITMRALAARLGVRSPMALYRYVGSKDGLVDLMTDQVYGRITVPRGEGWRPALRGLGRTGWDAVRQHPWFARLAFARPPMGPNALRLYEAALAELAPLGLDATTRMGFVKTVLGHVLGSGLALLEEETMRARVGLPEDSDLEAAVAPYMERIAAAGEHPHFVGWASDPQRLAPEPQSFEQVLEWLLDGLATLVPEAGGGASD, from the coding sequence ATGACTTCTTCCGAGCGCCGGCCCGCCGCCGGGGGGCTGGTGTGGTTCGACGAGCCCACGCCGCCGCGCGCCACCGAGCAGCTCAGCCGCGAGCGCATCGTGGCCGCCGCGGTGGAACTGGCCGACGACCAGGTGCCCGGCGAGATCACCATGCGGGCGCTGGCGGCCCGGCTGGGCGTCCGCAGCCCGATGGCGCTCTACCGCTACGTCGGCAGCAAGGACGGCCTGGTCGACCTGATGACGGACCAGGTCTACGGCCGGATCACCGTGCCGCGGGGGGAGGGCTGGCGGCCGGCGCTGCGCGGGCTCGGCCGCACCGGCTGGGACGCGGTCCGGCAGCACCCGTGGTTCGCGCGGCTCGCCTTCGCCCGTCCCCCGATGGGGCCCAACGCCCTGCGCCTCTACGAGGCGGCGCTCGCCGAACTGGCACCGCTCGGGCTCGATGCGACGACGCGGATGGGGTTCGTCAAGACCGTGCTCGGTCATGTGCTGGGGTCGGGGCTGGCGCTGCTGGAGGAGGAGACCATGCGCGCCCGGGTCGGGCTGCCCGAGGACAGCGACCTGGAGGCCGCCGTGGCCCCCTATATGGAACGCATCGCGGCGGCGGGCGAGCATCCGCACTTCGTCGGGTGGGCGAGCGATCCGCAGCGGCTCGCGCCGGAGCCGCAGTCGTTCGAGCAGGTGCTGGAGTGGCTGCTCGACGGGCTGGCGACGCTGGTGCCGGAGGCGGGCGGCGGGGCCTCGGACTGA
- a CDS encoding FAD-dependent oxidoreductase, with protein sequence MSGQRTPMPEVLVVGGGLVGLTTALVLRHHGVAVTLVEKRSTTSPQPKARRFHVRSMEIFRELGLARLVHHAARDLVGHDHMAAGRTLAEAEQLPLWRPPGPGGSVDISPEPPCLIAQDVLEPVLREAAVDAGATVRFETELLAFEQDDDEVAADLLDRATGERTRLRTRYLVAADGARSPVREALGIGRSGRGTIGEPNVNVYFHADLGEVVRGREFNLCQIEHPEAPGALASVDGRRRWVFMGGGTTTDRDWPAVLRTVLGVPAPDLDVRSVLPWQAEMRVADRYTAGRVHLAGDAAHVMPPFAASGANTGIADAHNLGWKLAAVLRGRAAPALLDSYDAERRPAGWFAADQSSRRTLNLRAAVTAPDPTLAHPFVLTAGGYQYTEGALVNDPQAPDDPEPITDFAPTGRIGTRIPHRWLDRSRTRSTLDLAGPHWTLLTNTPTPTTHPDLTTHPHTLDFLPAQHSLLLRPDHVIAWRGPDPTAAVEAHTSLLNARPTTPEFTTP encoded by the coding sequence ATGAGTGGACAACGTACACCGATGCCCGAGGTGCTCGTGGTGGGCGGCGGACTGGTCGGGCTCACCACCGCACTGGTGCTGCGCCACCACGGCGTCGCGGTGACCCTGGTGGAGAAGCGCTCGACCACCTCCCCGCAGCCCAAGGCCCGCCGCTTCCACGTCCGCAGCATGGAGATCTTCCGGGAGCTCGGGCTGGCCCGCCTGGTCCACCACGCGGCCCGGGACCTCGTCGGTCATGACCACATGGCCGCGGGACGGACGCTCGCCGAGGCCGAGCAGCTCCCGCTGTGGCGACCCCCGGGTCCCGGCGGATCCGTCGACATCAGCCCGGAGCCGCCCTGCCTGATCGCCCAGGACGTCCTGGAGCCGGTGCTGCGCGAGGCGGCGGTCGACGCCGGCGCCACGGTGCGCTTCGAGACCGAACTCCTCGCCTTCGAGCAGGACGACGACGAGGTGGCCGCCGACCTCCTGGACCGCGCCACCGGCGAACGCACACGGCTGCGGACCCGCTACCTGGTCGCCGCCGACGGCGCCCGCAGCCCCGTACGCGAGGCCCTGGGCATCGGCCGCTCGGGCCGCGGCACCATCGGCGAACCGAACGTGAACGTCTACTTCCACGCCGACCTCGGCGAGGTCGTACGGGGCCGGGAGTTCAACCTCTGCCAGATCGAGCACCCCGAAGCCCCCGGCGCGCTGGCATCCGTCGACGGCCGCCGCCGCTGGGTGTTCATGGGCGGCGGCACCACCACCGACCGGGACTGGCCCGCCGTGCTCCGCACCGTCCTCGGCGTGCCCGCCCCCGACCTGGACGTCCGCAGCGTCCTGCCGTGGCAGGCCGAGATGCGCGTAGCCGACCGCTACACCGCCGGCCGCGTCCACCTGGCCGGCGACGCCGCGCACGTCATGCCGCCGTTCGCCGCCAGCGGCGCCAACACCGGTATCGCCGACGCCCACAACCTGGGCTGGAAGCTCGCCGCCGTCCTGCGCGGCCGCGCGGCCCCGGCCCTCCTGGACAGCTACGACGCCGAACGCCGCCCGGCCGGCTGGTTCGCGGCCGACCAGTCGAGCCGCCGCACCCTGAACCTCCGTGCGGCGGTGACGGCCCCCGACCCCACCCTCGCCCACCCCTTCGTCCTGACCGCGGGCGGCTACCAGTACACCGAGGGCGCCCTCGTCAACGACCCGCAGGCGCCCGACGACCCCGAACCCATCACCGACTTCGCCCCCACCGGCCGCATAGGCACCCGCATCCCCCACCGCTGGCTGGACCGTTCCCGCACCCGCTCCACCCTCGACCTCGCCGGCCCCCACTGGACCCTCCTGACCAACACCCCCACACCCACCACCCACCCCGACCTCACCACCCACCCCCACACCCTGGACTTCCTCCCCGCCCAGCACTCCCTCCTCCTCCGCCCCGACCACGTCATCGCCTGGCGCGGCCCCGACCCCACCGCAGCCGTCGAGGCCCACACCTCCCTCCTCAACGCCCGGCCCACCACACCGGAGTTCACCACCCCCTGA
- a CDS encoding transcriptional regulator: MDPEFDEFLHVPARLSIVALLAPAEWVEFGFVRDAVGTSDSALSKQVAALVDAEYVEVRKTKSRTGRHTHLRLTAHGREAFGRHASALERIVAAAREAQQ, from the coding sequence ATGGATCCGGAATTCGACGAATTCCTGCATGTGCCGGCGCGGTTGTCGATCGTGGCGCTGCTGGCTCCGGCCGAGTGGGTGGAGTTCGGATTCGTGCGGGACGCCGTCGGCACCAGCGACTCCGCGCTGTCCAAACAGGTCGCGGCGTTGGTGGACGCCGAGTACGTGGAGGTGCGCAAGACCAAGAGCCGTACGGGGCGCCACACCCACCTGCGGCTCACCGCACACGGACGGGAGGCGTTCGGGCGGCACGCCTCGGCGCTGGAGCGGATCGTGGCGGCGGCACGCGAGGCGCAGCAGTAG
- a CDS encoding PP2C family protein-serine/threonine phosphatase yields MAEGDRQPGEDTVDRSEGFGERLLGVLLDRAHEMPPQLIAPLVAKEVARVGGRDISIFLQDYAQLLLVPLPGRRLVVGRPELIGDSHAGAAFLSGAPVELPQDDGVRMYLPLLDGSDQVGVLALTLDTVDDDDRRLLRRLAGLVADLLATKHSYTDQFFLTRRREPMSVAAEIQWSLLPPLAMSVPQVAVAGILEPAYNVAGDSFDYALNDDILHVAMIDAMGHGLDAATMATVAIGAYRHARRAAVGLSEIYEFMDRAIAEQFGPEHFVTAQMMRLNIATGHLQWVNAGHPAPLLIRNGKVVRQLESPTTLPVGFGGEEPQISEQMLQRGDRVLCFTDGLIEEHEAGEEQFGEELLIHWVNRIEYTEKGVRAVVRALSHTLKQERGGSTSDDATLFLIEWRGGAADHLAVLE; encoded by the coding sequence ATGGCGGAGGGCGATCGGCAGCCTGGCGAGGACACGGTGGACCGGTCGGAGGGGTTCGGCGAGCGGCTGCTGGGGGTGCTGCTGGACCGGGCACACGAGATGCCGCCGCAGCTGATCGCCCCGCTGGTCGCGAAAGAGGTGGCCAGGGTCGGTGGCCGGGATATCTCGATCTTCCTGCAGGACTATGCGCAGCTGCTGCTGGTGCCGCTGCCGGGTAGGCGGCTGGTCGTCGGCCGGCCCGAGCTGATCGGTGACTCGCACGCAGGCGCAGCCTTCCTGTCCGGGGCCCCTGTCGAGCTACCGCAGGACGACGGCGTCCGGATGTATCTGCCGTTGCTGGACGGCAGCGACCAGGTGGGCGTGCTGGCCCTCACCCTGGACACCGTCGATGACGATGACCGGCGCTTGTTGCGCAGACTTGCCGGCCTCGTCGCCGACCTGCTGGCCACCAAGCACAGCTACACCGACCAGTTCTTCCTCACCCGGCGCCGCGAACCGATGAGCGTGGCCGCGGAGATCCAGTGGTCCCTGCTACCGCCGCTGGCGATGTCCGTCCCGCAGGTCGCGGTGGCGGGAATCCTGGAGCCCGCCTACAACGTCGCCGGCGACAGCTTCGACTACGCACTCAACGACGACATCCTGCACGTGGCCATGATCGATGCGATGGGCCACGGCCTGGACGCCGCCACCATGGCGACCGTCGCCATCGGCGCCTACCGGCACGCCAGACGCGCCGCAGTCGGTCTGTCCGAGATCTACGAGTTCATGGACCGGGCCATCGCCGAGCAATTCGGGCCCGAACACTTCGTCACCGCGCAGATGATGCGCCTCAACATCGCAACGGGCCACCTGCAGTGGGTCAACGCCGGCCACCCCGCACCGCTGCTGATCCGCAACGGCAAGGTGGTCCGGCAGCTGGAAAGCCCGACCACCTTGCCCGTTGGCTTCGGTGGTGAAGAGCCCCAGATCAGCGAGCAGATGCTCCAACGCGGCGACCGGGTGCTGTGCTTCACCGACGGCCTGATCGAGGAGCACGAAGCCGGCGAAGAGCAGTTCGGCGAGGAACTACTCATCCACTGGGTCAACCGCATCGAGTACACAGAGAAGGGAGTGCGGGCAGTGGTGCGAGCGCTCTCCCACACCCTGAAACAGGAGCGGGGCGGGAGCACCAGCGACGACGCAACCCTCTTCCTGATCGAGTGGCGCGGGGGCGCCGCCGACCACCTCGCCGTCCTGGAGTGA
- a CDS encoding DUF5994 family protein, whose translation MTATIDRTIVSEREPSSPARLSFTPAGSPPGLLDGAWWPRSRDLFRELPALTDVLDARWGRITHVTVNPVHWPVVPRKVPVHGHTVHVGWFAEEDPNKLILLSYTAGRWDLLVIPPETGAAAAARLMSAAATPGGLHSASALMTSEDTTRHAQEELQEEEEWETDGGAASATEKPAEFLTSARGR comes from the coding sequence ATGACCGCGACCATCGACCGTACGATCGTCAGCGAGCGCGAACCTTCGTCACCGGCCCGCCTCTCCTTCACCCCGGCAGGATCACCTCCGGGTCTCCTGGACGGCGCCTGGTGGCCACGCTCTCGCGATCTCTTCCGCGAACTTCCCGCTCTGACCGACGTGCTGGACGCGCGTTGGGGCCGGATCACTCATGTCACGGTGAACCCGGTCCACTGGCCCGTGGTGCCGCGAAAGGTGCCGGTGCACGGGCACACGGTGCACGTGGGCTGGTTCGCCGAGGAGGACCCGAACAAGCTGATCCTCCTCTCCTACACCGCGGGCCGCTGGGACCTGCTGGTGATCCCGCCGGAGACCGGCGCTGCCGCCGCCGCCCGGCTGATGTCCGCCGCGGCCACCCCCGGCGGCCTCCACAGCGCCAGCGCGCTGATGACGAGCGAGGACACCACCCGTCACGCGCAGGAGGAGCTGCAGGAGGAAGAAGAGTGGGAGACCGACGGCGGAGCCGCCTCGGCGACAGAGAAACCGGCCGAGTTCCTGACCTCCGCCCGAGGGAGGTGA